In the genome of Pelobacter seleniigenes DSM 18267, one region contains:
- a CDS encoding VOC family protein, with translation MKIPRMTVISLGVDDLPRATEFYRQVLNTPPNTASTAITFIELPGAWLALYPLDKLAEDISPQVPTTRNAFSGITLAHNARSKDEVVAMMKCAENAGAKIVKEPQETFWGGFSGYFADLDGYYWEVAWGPMFTFDDNGNMRLAADS, from the coding sequence ATGAAAATACCAAGAATGACCGTGATCTCTCTCGGGGTGGACGATCTGCCCAGGGCCACGGAATTTTACCGGCAGGTGCTGAACACTCCTCCGAACACCGCCTCTACGGCCATCACATTTATTGAACTCCCCGGAGCATGGCTGGCCCTTTATCCGCTCGACAAACTTGCTGAAGACATTTCGCCGCAGGTGCCGACAACACGTAACGCTTTCAGCGGCATCACCTTGGCCCATAATGCCCGCAGCAAAGACGAAGTGGTCGCCATGATGAAATGTGCCGAAAACGCCGGGGCCAAAATCGTCAAAGAACCGCAGGAGACTTTCTGGGGTGGTTTCAGTGGCTATTTTGCTGACCTTGACGGTTACTATTGGGAAGTCGCATGGGGGCCGATGTTCACATTTGATGACAATGGCAACATGAGACTAGCAGCAGATTCATAA
- a CDS encoding ABC transporter ATP-binding protein/permease yields MKNDTRHAKLSLWKSFLTIAQPYFFPRSHGGAWLLMLLLVMLLILLFGLLFLTVGGLTLIAHHFAPKITTTVAPGLLTLVLHIYHNEGWLVLSMLALPLLVFAFFRQQLRLRRSAWSLLAIVLLLSLSVTGINVAFSYIGNYFTNALVKKNQDLAYLFIAVYFSGFLVGIPIVALYGYVQNYLGMRWREWMTGEFLGNYFRNRSYYEIETGGEIDNPDQRIMEDIRSFTRTSLLFLLILLGSLMDLISFSGILWSKSALLVIVVLSYSVIGTGLTALIGKRLVRLNFNQLRYEADFRYSLVHVRDNAESIAFYQGEKPEIDQISGRFRNVLKNFSLLIGWQRNLSFFTTAYSYLPMVLPFLILFPQYFSGKIEYGDMVQANMAFTQVYAALSLIVAQIEPITNFAAGVQRLSAFAETVSPERAVPAGIHSEQADGFSLDQVTLLTPDRQHALIQDLTIARKDWKNLLVVGESGVGKSSLLRAIAGLWTQGQGVIKRPPLEDIFFLPQRPYMLLGSLREQLIYPKLENEIPEAELSRVLQAVRLEDLAERVGGFDVELDWADVLSLGEQQRLAFARLLINRPEYAVLDEATSALDVGNEANLYQRLQELGINYISVGHRPTIIPFHDSVLELQGHSQWRLLPTPEYLAATQPA; encoded by the coding sequence ATGAAAAACGATACCCGCCATGCAAAGCTCTCCCTTTGGAAAAGTTTTCTCACCATTGCCCAACCCTATTTTTTCCCCCGCTCCCACGGCGGAGCCTGGCTGCTCATGTTGCTGTTGGTCATGCTGCTGATTTTACTGTTTGGCCTACTGTTTCTGACCGTCGGTGGGCTGACTTTGATCGCGCATCATTTTGCACCCAAAATAACCACTACGGTCGCACCAGGCCTGTTGACCCTGGTTCTGCACATCTACCACAATGAGGGCTGGCTGGTGCTCAGCATGCTGGCCCTGCCCCTGCTGGTCTTTGCTTTTTTCCGTCAGCAGCTGCGGCTGCGCCGGAGCGCCTGGAGCCTGCTGGCCATCGTCCTGTTGCTGTCATTGTCAGTCACGGGGATTAACGTCGCCTTCAGTTACATCGGCAACTACTTTACCAACGCCCTGGTGAAAAAGAATCAGGATCTGGCCTACCTGTTTATAGCCGTCTATTTCAGTGGCTTTTTGGTCGGTATTCCCATTGTCGCCCTCTACGGTTACGTGCAGAATTACCTGGGAATGCGCTGGCGGGAGTGGATGACCGGCGAGTTTCTCGGCAACTATTTCCGCAACCGCAGTTATTACGAGATCGAAACGGGTGGAGAAATCGACAACCCTGATCAGCGGATCATGGAGGACATCCGTTCTTTTACCAGAACCTCACTGCTCTTCCTGCTGATTCTGCTCGGCTCGCTGATGGATCTGATCTCCTTCTCCGGCATCCTCTGGTCCAAATCGGCCCTGCTGGTGATCGTGGTTCTCAGCTACTCCGTGATCGGCACCGGGCTGACCGCCCTGATCGGTAAGCGCCTGGTGCGCCTCAACTTCAACCAATTGCGTTACGAGGCTGATTTCCGTTATTCCCTGGTTCATGTTCGCGATAACGCCGAGTCCATCGCCTTCTACCAGGGCGAAAAACCGGAAATCGATCAGATTAGCGGACGCTTTCGAAATGTCCTGAAAAACTTCAGCTTGCTGATCGGCTGGCAGCGGAATCTTTCTTTCTTCACCACGGCCTACAGCTATTTGCCGATGGTGCTGCCGTTTTTGATTCTGTTTCCCCAATATTTCAGTGGCAAAATCGAATATGGCGATATGGTTCAGGCCAACATGGCCTTTACCCAGGTCTATGCTGCCCTGTCCCTTATCGTCGCCCAGATTGAGCCCATCACCAACTTCGCCGCCGGGGTGCAGCGGCTCTCGGCTTTTGCCGAGACCGTCTCTCCGGAGCGGGCAGTGCCGGCCGGCATCCATTCTGAACAGGCGGACGGCTTCTCCCTCGATCAGGTCACCCTGCTCACGCCCGACCGTCAACACGCCCTGATTCAGGACTTGACTATTGCCCGGAAAGATTGGAAAAACCTGCTGGTGGTCGGTGAAAGCGGGGTCGGTAAAAGTTCCCTGCTCAGGGCGATTGCCGGGCTCTGGACGCAGGGGCAGGGAGTTATCAAACGACCGCCACTGGAAGACATCTTCTTTCTCCCTCAACGCCCCTATATGTTGCTGGGCTCGCTGCGGGAACAGTTGATCTACCCCAAACTGGAAAATGAGATTCCGGAAGCCGAACTGAGCCGGGTGCTGCAGGCAGTGCGGCTGGAAGACCTGGCCGAACGCGTTGGCGGTTTCGACGTCGAACTGGACTGGGCCGATGTGCTGTCGCTGGGCGAGCAGCAGCGGCTGGCGTTTGCCCGCCTGCTCATCAACCGCCCCGAATATGCTGTGCTGGATGAGGCGACCAGCGCCCTGGATGTGGGGAATGAAGCCAACCTCTATCAGCGCCTGCAGGAGTTGGGAATCAACTACATCAGCGTCGGCCACCGCCCCACCATCATTCCTTTCCACGACAGCGTGCTGGAATTACAGGGGCACAGTCAATGGCGCCTGCTGCCGACGCCTGAATACCTGGCCGCGACCCAACCGGCATAG
- a CDS encoding MFS transporter yields the protein MTIQQHNSDDQTSLKILPLKPNDSLVYVMAVASGVAVANLYYAQPLLHTLARSFGASEGTTGLIITMTQLGYVIGLGLIVPLGDLFERRRLITVVSSGTAVALAGAAVSPGIGSFLIACLAIGLTSVVAQVLVPFAATLAANEQRGSVIGRVMTGLLLGILLARTVSGFIADAFGWRVVFGLATICMFVQTAVLWRMLPQSQGETRMSYSALIGSVIQLFRDEPLLRRRIVYGSLGFAAFSVFWTALAFLLARPPYGYNDSTIGLFGLIGAAGALSASFAGHIHDRGGTRIGTGVLIGLVVLAFVIMGVFSTHLSAIIVGIVLLDIGQQGTQILNQSVIYTLNPKARSRITTAYMTCFFFGGVVGSASSGYMFELSGWPGVALLGGTFGGISFLYWLTELGTRRV from the coding sequence TTGACGATTCAACAGCATAACAGTGACGACCAAACATCGCTGAAGATCCTCCCCTTAAAGCCAAATGATTCGCTGGTCTATGTGATGGCTGTCGCATCCGGTGTGGCCGTGGCGAATCTTTATTATGCGCAGCCGCTGCTGCACACGCTGGCACGAAGCTTCGGGGCCTCTGAAGGCACAACCGGTCTTATTATTACGATGACACAACTAGGCTATGTCATCGGTCTCGGACTGATTGTACCGCTCGGTGATTTGTTTGAACGACGCAGACTCATCACGGTAGTTTCCTCAGGGACTGCGGTGGCACTGGCCGGCGCCGCGGTCTCGCCAGGCATTGGTTCTTTCCTTATTGCATGCCTGGCCATCGGCCTTACTTCGGTCGTAGCGCAAGTGCTGGTGCCATTTGCTGCGACCCTGGCCGCTAACGAGCAGCGTGGCAGCGTGATAGGTCGGGTGATGACAGGCCTGCTGCTTGGTATTCTACTGGCTCGTACGGTTTCCGGATTCATTGCTGACGCTTTTGGCTGGCGCGTTGTTTTCGGGCTGGCAACCATTTGCATGTTCGTTCAAACCGCCGTGCTGTGGCGGATGCTGCCACAGAGCCAAGGCGAAACGCGTATGTCATATTCGGCCCTGATTGGCTCGGTGATTCAGCTGTTTCGTGATGAACCATTACTGAGACGGCGTATCGTCTATGGCTCCTTAGGATTTGCAGCGTTTAGCGTATTCTGGACCGCCCTGGCATTCCTTCTCGCACGGCCACCTTACGGCTACAACGACTCGACCATCGGTTTGTTTGGCCTGATTGGCGCTGCGGGAGCCCTGAGCGCCAGTTTCGCAGGGCACATTCATGACCGTGGCGGCACCCGGATAGGCACCGGGGTTTTGATCGGGCTGGTCGTTCTCGCGTTTGTGATCATGGGTGTCTTCAGTACGCACCTTTCCGCTATCATCGTCGGTATCGTACTGCTTGATATTGGTCAGCAAGGTACGCAGATCCTGAACCAGAGCGTCATTTACACGCTGAACCCCAAGGCGAGAAGCCGAATAACGACAGCGTACATGACCTGTTTTTTCTTTGGCGGGGTGGTCGGGTCCGCATCATCGGGTTATATGTTTGAGCTGAGTGGATGGCCAGGCGTCGCGTTGCTGGGTGGCACGTTTGGCGGAATCTCGTTTCTCTACTGGCTCACGGAACTCGGCACTCGCCGGGTGTGA
- a CDS encoding IS110 family transposase: MRFYTKQHQFYCGVDLHADAMYVCILNAVGEIVVHKNIPTKPKAFLRLIKPYREGLIVGCECMFTWYWLADFCADEGINFVLGHALYMRAIHGGKAKNDKIDSHKIAVLLRGGTFPLAYAYPAKMRATRDLLRRRNHLARKRAELIAHIQNTASQYNLPDPLGCVAKPSQREGLPQKFKDPIARGMIEIDLATIEHYDQLLGVLERQLEKVAMSHDPVSLALLKSIPGVGRILSLVILYEIEDIARFPRVQDFISYCRLVKPAKESNGKSYGHSGKRIGNAHLRWAFGEAIILMLKGNKPMQQQVQKMANRHGKGKALANLSARLGRAVYDMLKNQVPFDQELFLRS, from the coding sequence ATGAGATTTTACACGAAACAGCATCAGTTTTATTGCGGTGTCGATCTCCATGCCGACGCCATGTATGTCTGCATTCTCAACGCAGTCGGTGAGATCGTTGTTCACAAGAACATTCCGACCAAACCGAAAGCATTTCTGCGCCTGATCAAGCCGTACCGTGAAGGTCTTATCGTCGGTTGTGAATGTATGTTCACCTGGTACTGGCTGGCCGACTTCTGTGCCGATGAAGGTATTAATTTTGTCCTCGGACATGCTCTTTACATGCGGGCCATTCATGGAGGCAAGGCCAAGAATGACAAGATCGATTCGCATAAAATCGCCGTGCTGCTGCGCGGCGGCACTTTCCCGTTGGCTTATGCCTATCCTGCAAAGATGCGGGCGACCCGTGATCTGCTGCGGCGGCGTAATCATCTGGCTCGGAAGCGGGCTGAACTGATTGCCCATATTCAGAATACCGCATCGCAATATAATCTGCCTGATCCTTTAGGCTGTGTCGCAAAACCGAGTCAGCGCGAAGGATTGCCGCAGAAGTTCAAAGACCCCATTGCCCGAGGAATGATAGAAATCGATCTGGCCACAATTGAACACTACGATCAGCTGCTTGGTGTCTTGGAGCGCCAACTCGAAAAGGTGGCCATGAGCCATGACCCCGTCAGCCTGGCACTGCTTAAATCCATTCCCGGAGTGGGCAGGATTCTTTCCCTGGTTATCCTTTACGAAATTGAGGATATCGCCCGTTTCCCCCGTGTCCAGGACTTTATCTCCTACTGCCGGCTGGTCAAGCCGGCCAAGGAATCAAACGGGAAGTCTTACGGCCATTCCGGCAAGCGGATTGGCAATGCTCACTTGCGCTGGGCCTTTGGAGAAGCCATCATTCTCATGCTCAAAGGAAATAAACCCATGCAGCAGCAAGTGCAGAAGATGGCGAATCGCCATGGCAAAGGCAAGGCTTTGGCGAATCTTTCCGCTCGGCTGGGGCGAGCGGTCTATGACATGCTGAAGAATCAGGTGCCTTTTGACCAGGAATTGTTCTTAAGGTCCTGA
- a CDS encoding HD domain-containing protein has translation MWNQDTYLKAWNFASTIHLGQTLPGSDIAYINHLGLVAMEAAAAIADNHRIENPNLLIQCALLHDAIEDTPTTYQDIAEEFGHEVAAGVSALSKNLQLPTKQEQMLDSLRRIKQQPRAVWMVKLCDRITNLQPPPAHWNNEKILQYRDEACTILEQLGTANQFLADRLQTKIERYPQYLR, from the coding sequence ATGTGGAACCAAGATACTTACCTGAAAGCCTGGAACTTTGCCTCGACAATCCATCTTGGGCAAACCCTCCCGGGCAGCGATATTGCGTATATCAACCATCTGGGGCTGGTAGCCATGGAAGCAGCCGCCGCCATTGCTGACAATCACCGCATAGAAAACCCCAACCTGCTGATCCAATGCGCATTGCTGCATGACGCCATCGAGGATACTCCGACGACCTACCAAGACATTGCTGAGGAGTTTGGTCACGAGGTGGCTGCCGGGGTTTCAGCGCTCAGCAAAAACCTGCAACTGCCAACCAAACAGGAGCAGATGCTCGACAGTCTGCGCAGAATCAAGCAGCAGCCCAGGGCGGTCTGGATGGTCAAATTGTGTGATCGAATCACCAACCTCCAGCCCCCGCCGGCCCACTGGAACAATGAGAAGATCTTGCAATACAGAGACGAAGCCTGCACTATCTTGGAGCAGCTTGGCACCGCCAATCAGTTTTTAGCGGACAGATTACAAACCAAAATCGAACGTTACCCTCAATATCTGCGATGA
- a CDS encoding alpha/beta hydrolase has protein sequence MKLINKKSVRIPISQSFQDSRFTNGNLYGSGHLAIILSNMDTNDQSEWDSIIGDLISAGYMVLTYDYFQHMDDQSRTLEDAISFICDAGAKKIILIGASRGGVASIKIATRQIKNSSIVGVVAFSAPIEYEGTVFYSKDELSRIKIPKLLINSENDDGASDTRRMFELFENPKELLFYPGDAHGTELFDKERESIVRKLQNFTRAAFGAASA, from the coding sequence ATGAAATTAATCAACAAAAAATCTGTCCGTATTCCAATTTCACAATCATTTCAGGATAGCAGGTTTACCAATGGCAACCTTTATGGATCAGGCCATTTGGCAATTATCCTTTCCAACATGGATACCAATGATCAAAGTGAATGGGATTCAATTATTGGAGACTTGATCTCTGCCGGGTATATGGTCCTTACCTATGACTATTTTCAGCATATGGATGATCAATCAAGAACTCTTGAAGATGCAATTTCATTTATTTGTGATGCAGGTGCGAAGAAGATTATTCTTATTGGAGCAAGCAGGGGTGGGGTCGCATCCATAAAAATCGCAACTCGCCAGATAAAGAACAGTTCTATTGTTGGTGTCGTGGCTTTTTCAGCTCCTATCGAATATGAAGGAACTGTCTTTTACAGTAAGGATGAATTGAGCAGGATTAAAATTCCCAAGCTCTTGATAAATTCGGAAAATGACGATGGCGCAAGCGATACTCGCAGGATGTTCGAACTTTTTGAAAATCCAAAAGAATTGCTATTTTACCCGGGGGATGCCCACGGGACAGAGCTATTTGACAAAGAACGGGAATCGATTGTCAGAAAGCTGCAGAATTTTACACGGGCGGCATTTGGAGCAGCATCCGCTTAA
- a CDS encoding TfoX/Sxy family protein: protein MASDKNFVQFVSEQIAAAGNIRTRKMFGEYAVYCNEKVVALICDNQLFVKPTSAGRAFIDDVVEAPAYEGAKPSFLIEDRLEDKDWLSELVRLTEQELPPPKIKKTKKASK from the coding sequence ATGGCATCAGATAAAAATTTTGTGCAGTTTGTCAGCGAACAAATAGCTGCGGCCGGCAACATCCGTACCCGGAAAATGTTTGGGGAATATGCCGTTTACTGCAACGAAAAGGTCGTCGCTTTAATCTGTGACAATCAGCTGTTTGTCAAACCAACCAGTGCCGGCCGGGCATTCATAGACGATGTTGTGGAAGCCCCGGCATACGAGGGGGCGAAGCCGTCATTTTTGATCGAAGATCGGCTTGAAGACAAGGACTGGCTCAGTGAATTGGTCCGTTTGACCGAACAAGAACTGCCTCCGCCTAAAATCAAAAAAACCAAGAAGGCCTCGAAATAA
- a CDS encoding class I SAM-dependent methyltransferase, producing the protein MTFEFDGEKYRKASTHQKEWGAKLIAEFSFKGTEQILDLGCGDGAITAKLAEQVPNGHVLGIDASEGMIASATHNHRLPNLEFQRVDINAIRYTEKFDIIISNATLHWIKDHRNLLTNVHAALKDHGVARFNFAADGNCSHFFAVIKKVIALPAFAKYFSSFVWPWYMPDIEDYRTLAARVPFAQLEVWGENADRYFPDAEALIRWIDQPSLVPFIKCVAEPDRAEFRSTVVNAMLQETVQPNGTYFETFRRINLRAGR; encoded by the coding sequence ATGACCTTTGAATTTGATGGCGAAAAGTATCGCAAAGCGTCAACCCATCAAAAAGAATGGGGGGCAAAATTAATTGCGGAGTTCAGCTTCAAAGGGACTGAGCAGATTCTCGACCTGGGCTGCGGTGATGGGGCGATCACTGCCAAGCTCGCCGAGCAGGTGCCAAACGGGCATGTCCTCGGCATTGACGCTTCAGAAGGGATGATTGCAAGCGCTACCCATAATCACCGCTTACCCAATCTGGAGTTTCAGCGCGTCGATATCAATGCGATTCGTTATACGGAAAAATTTGACATTATCATTTCCAATGCGACCCTGCATTGGATCAAGGATCACCGGAACCTGCTGACCAATGTTCATGCCGCCCTCAAAGATCACGGGGTGGCCCGGTTCAATTTTGCCGCCGACGGGAACTGCTCTCATTTCTTCGCCGTCATTAAGAAGGTCATCGCCCTACCCGCTTTTGCAAAATACTTCAGCTCTTTTGTCTGGCCCTGGTATATGCCGGATATCGAGGATTATCGGACCCTGGCGGCGCGGGTCCCCTTCGCGCAGCTTGAGGTCTGGGGAGAGAATGCGGACCGCTATTTCCCGGATGCCGAGGCGCTGATCCGCTGGATCGATCAGCCGAGCCTGGTTCCTTTTATAAAATGCGTCGCCGAACCGGACCGAGCGGAATTCAGAAGCACGGTGGTCAATGCCATGCTGCAGGAAACCGTGCAGCCAAACGGGACCTATTTTGAGACCTTTCGCCGGATCAACTTGCGGGCCGGCAGGTAA
- a CDS encoding TetR/AcrR family transcriptional regulator, with amino-acid sequence MVQVLKDSVKKQIADAAERMFAKVGYKKATVGMIACEAGVATGNIYKYYANKEKLFNSIITPEFVEEFKRLTRNRVAILINPAKAEEARSIETGDAGKLLRFWIDNRLKVIILLARAEGSKYESFTEEYIQAMAKQALDNLPSAHPNLNDNEVFRFTFNTRLADTVRGIVSILQTFENEEQIVAAFATSWAYHYAGINAVISWCSLPNDE; translated from the coding sequence ATGGTGCAGGTTTTAAAAGATAGTGTGAAAAAGCAGATTGCAGATGCGGCTGAACGCATGTTTGCAAAAGTAGGATACAAGAAAGCTACAGTGGGGATGATTGCCTGCGAAGCGGGTGTTGCAACGGGAAATATCTATAAATATTACGCTAATAAAGAAAAGTTGTTCAATTCAATCATCACGCCAGAGTTTGTTGAAGAGTTCAAGAGACTGACTCGAAACCGCGTGGCAATTCTGATTAATCCGGCCAAGGCAGAGGAAGCTCGATCAATAGAAACTGGAGACGCGGGAAAATTATTGCGCTTCTGGATTGATAATCGCCTGAAAGTCATCATCCTTCTGGCGAGAGCGGAAGGATCAAAATATGAATCATTTACCGAGGAATATATCCAGGCAATGGCAAAACAAGCGCTGGACAACCTCCCTTCCGCACACCCGAATCTCAATGATAACGAAGTTTTCCGATTTACCTTTAATACCCGGTTGGCAGATACCGTAAGGGGGATTGTTTCAATTCTGCAAACCTTTGAGAACGAGGAACAGATAGTCGCTGCATTTGCGACAAGCTGGGCTTATCACTATGCAGGGATCAACGCTGTCATCAGCTGGTGCAGCCTGCCGAATGACGAATAA
- a CDS encoding DUF2846 domain-containing protein produces the protein MTYRKTFIFLLIALVFILSGCAAKGPIFTDVKSNRPDKALLYIYRPWAMTGAAVSYQVVLNNVRISPKLSNQSYLVKEIDPGEIFLFTDTQNIDRVLKFTVEAGKTYFVSISSKNYAAMVFEHTAYLVDKGLAIEELKKCKLAL, from the coding sequence ATGACTTATAGAAAAACATTTATATTTTTATTGATAGCACTTGTATTTATCTTATCAGGATGTGCTGCCAAAGGACCCATTTTTACTGACGTCAAAAGTAATCGTCCCGATAAGGCCCTACTTTACATTTATAGACCTTGGGCAATGACGGGTGCAGCTGTTAGTTACCAAGTGGTTCTAAATAACGTAAGAATATCCCCAAAACTAAGTAATCAAAGTTACCTGGTAAAAGAGATTGATCCTGGGGAGATATTTCTTTTTACCGACACTCAAAACATCGACAGGGTTTTAAAGTTTACCGTTGAAGCCGGAAAAACATATTTTGTAAGCATTTCTTCAAAAAATTATGCTGCCATGGTTTTCGAGCATACTGCTTACTTGGTTGATAAAGGCTTGGCCATTGAAGAGTTAAAAAAATGCAAGTTGGCACTTTAA
- a CDS encoding lactate utilization protein codes for MKEIDEKINKTISSLSRNRIEALYFPSKEALVSCIKERLTSEMTIGVGDSITLEELGIYSLLRNSNVNFLDKYKENISSEEKRDLYIKNFGADLFLSGINALSTEGKIYNLDGNGSRVAPIIYGPSKVILICGTNKIVISEVEAFSRVRNVAAPIDAKRLGKSTPCVRSGKCMNCKAEDKICNYFTIIQGQFDTERIKVFIVEGDYGF; via the coding sequence ATGAAAGAGATTGATGAAAAAATTAACAAAACAATATCTTCGTTATCGAGAAATAGAATTGAAGCACTGTATTTTCCTTCAAAAGAAGCGCTAGTTTCCTGCATAAAAGAGCGATTAACTTCAGAAATGACTATTGGTGTCGGAGATTCTATAACATTAGAAGAACTTGGGATTTACTCTTTACTGAGAAATTCTAATGTTAATTTTTTAGATAAATACAAAGAAAATATTTCTAGTGAAGAAAAAAGGGATTTATATATAAAAAACTTTGGTGCAGATCTTTTTTTATCTGGAATAAACGCACTATCGACTGAGGGAAAGATTTACAACCTTGATGGCAATGGAAGTCGAGTCGCACCAATTATATATGGACCATCAAAGGTTATTTTGATTTGCGGAACCAATAAAATTGTTATATCAGAAGTCGAAGCATTTAGTAGAGTTAGAAATGTCGCTGCCCCAATTGATGCTAAAAGATTAGGGAAAAGCACACCTTGTGTACGTAGCGGAAAATGCATGAACTGTAAAGCAGAAGACAAAATTTGCAATTACTTCACAATAATCCAGGGTCAGTTTGATACTGAGCGAATAAAAGTTTTTATTGTTGAAGGTGATTATGGATTTTAA
- a CDS encoding DUF4019 domain-containing protein, producing the protein MKSFTVSRVVLVFLAVFALAPACFADQTQDIAAVAAAENFLHLVDAGHYADSWETSANYFQQQVPRPQWVEQLENIRPALGPVLSRTVTSKHDATSLPRAPVGNYVVILLATSFQNKKNSIETVTAMLDQDGKWRVAGYYIQWLIQPNRNPTAKSHRKISLQRGHFGFFVKGLLS; encoded by the coding sequence GTGAAAAGTTTTACCGTCAGCAGAGTCGTTCTGGTTTTCCTTGCCGTTTTTGCCTTGGCTCCCGCCTGTTTCGCCGATCAGACGCAGGATATTGCAGCCGTTGCCGCAGCAGAAAATTTCCTGCACCTTGTCGATGCCGGTCACTACGCTGACAGCTGGGAGACATCGGCAAACTATTTCCAGCAACAGGTTCCCCGGCCGCAGTGGGTCGAACAGCTTGAAAATATCCGTCCCGCCCTGGGCCCGGTCCTCAGCAGAACCGTCACCAGCAAGCATGATGCAACCTCATTGCCCAGAGCGCCGGTCGGGAACTATGTTGTCATTCTGCTTGCGACATCATTCCAAAACAAGAAAAACTCCATAGAGACCGTCACCGCCATGCTTGATCAGGATGGCAAATGGCGGGTTGCCGGCTACTACATTCAATGGCTGATCCAGCCCAATCGGAACCCGACGGCCAAAAGTCACCGGAAAATTTCACTCCAAAGGGGCCACTTTGGCTTCTTTGTCAAAGGATTGCTGTCCTAA
- a CDS encoding PhzF family phenazine biosynthesis protein: protein MDLTIYQVDAFTAEPFKGNPAGVCITETGLDESLMHSIAAEMAISETAFLALADMRLRWFTPQVEISLCGHATLATTHILKESGRAACGETLVFQTQSGPLAATPHQDCIEMDFPAPTLDFTVPPHPQVLPLLGLRPEQVVATAGFDSKILLELDSEQTLLELTPNFDSLKQLPGRSIVVTVQTATPQVDFISRNFAPWVGVNEDPVTGSAHCALAVYWGEKLNQSRLSGYQASTRGGFVDVELSANQRVKLSGKAVTTLRGTLSA from the coding sequence GTGGACCTGACCATCTACCAAGTTGATGCATTTACCGCCGAACCGTTTAAAGGGAACCCGGCTGGGGTGTGCATCACCGAAACAGGCCTGGATGAAAGCCTGATGCACTCAATCGCCGCCGAAATGGCTATTTCCGAAACGGCTTTTCTGGCCCTTGCAGATATGCGCCTGCGCTGGTTCACCCCGCAGGTCGAGATCAGCCTGTGCGGCCATGCGACCCTGGCGACCACTCATATTTTAAAAGAGAGTGGCAGAGCAGCCTGCGGCGAGACCCTGGTTTTTCAAACCCAGTCCGGGCCATTGGCTGCGACTCCGCATCAGGACTGTATTGAAATGGACTTCCCTGCCCCAACCCTTGATTTTACGGTCCCACCGCACCCTCAAGTGTTGCCCTTGTTGGGCCTCCGGCCGGAACAGGTCGTCGCTACGGCTGGCTTTGACAGCAAAATCCTTCTCGAACTTGACAGTGAGCAGACCCTGCTGGAGTTGACTCCCAACTTTGACAGCTTAAAACAGCTGCCGGGGCGCAGCATCGTGGTCACAGTGCAGACCGCCACCCCGCAGGTCGATTTTATCTCCCGCAACTTCGCTCCCTGGGTCGGTGTTAACGAAGATCCGGTGACCGGCTCGGCCCACTGCGCCCTGGCTGTCTATTGGGGAGAAAAGTTAAACCAATCACGTCTCAGCGGCTACCAGGCCTCAACCCGGGGCGGCTTTGTTGACGTTGAATTGTCCGCCAACCAGCGGGTGAAGCTGAGCGGCAAGGCGGTGACAACATTAAGGGGAACACTGTCCGCCTGA
- a CDS encoding YrhK family protein — translation MRKYRSRNLELDLGREHIVIQRRYEAIGAINDLLIAVWFLIGSFFFLSNSLVERGTWLFIAGSAQLLIKPALKLASLIHVSRVYQAKVKKHRHG, via the coding sequence ATGAGAAAATACCGCAGCCGCAATCTGGAACTGGATTTAGGCCGGGAACATATTGTTATTCAGCGCAGGTATGAAGCGATAGGCGCAATCAATGATCTGCTGATCGCGGTCTGGTTTTTAATAGGAAGCTTTTTCTTCCTGTCAAATTCCCTGGTCGAACGTGGCACCTGGTTATTTATCGCGGGCAGTGCGCAATTGTTGATCAAACCAGCTCTCAAGCTGGCCAGCCTGATCCACGTTAGCCGGGTTTATCAGGCAAAAGTAAAAAAACATCGTCACGGCTGA